TTATATTTACTCCGTTTTTCTTTCTTTTTCATTGTTTTAAATGATTGGAAAGCATTTACAAGAAAAAAACCCCTCAGTTATTGAGGGATAAACTCTTGTTGAGTTTTGGATTCTTCAAAAGCTAAGCTTAACTCTTTAATTTCTAAAAAGTTCTTAATTGCTAAGGCACAAGCGCCCATACTGCAAGCATTTTTACCAAATTCTGAAATCTGTAGTTTCCGATATTGACCCACCGTTGATGTTAGATGTGCTTTAATTTCTTCTAATGCGTTCGGATATAATCGAAGCAGTTCACTATTAATCACTAAAATCTCTGGATTATAGAGGTTGATAATATTATTAAGTCCATATGATAGAAACTTTATATAATCCTTCATTAACCTATTGGTGACTGGATCCTGCTCTATGAACCATTGATGGATGTGTTCATAGGTTACCTCTATATTGTTATGACTCTCAGACAGTTTTTTTACAAAACTTGATTCAGAGGCGTATTGTTCCCAGCATCCTAAATTTCCACATCTGCAGGGAAGACCATCTGGAACGATAATCATATGGCCAATCTCGCCTGCATAGCCATCGCAGCCTTTAAGTAATTTACTATTTACCATAATTCCTAGACCAATTCCCGAATACAAACTAACAGATAATAAGTTTTCACTTTGATAATGTTTATAAACGATCTCAGCGAAAGAACACAAGTTAGCGTTATTTTCCACAAAGATAGTGATACCGGTTTCATTTTGGAGATCAGTTTTTAAATCTTTATTATGCCATTGATGGTAAGGGACAAAATAGATGGTTTCATCGTTATTTACGATTCCGTGTATTCCAATGACTACTCCGATTAAGCCATATCGTGCATGTGAACATTTCTCTTTATAAATGGTAATTTGTTTTGCCAACCATTTTAGAATCAAAACATAATCAGACGTTTCCATCACGATTGAATGGGTGTGCAGTGGAGTACCGCTGATATCAGATAAGGTAAAAGTAATAGTATTCTTATCTAGGTCAATTCCTAACGCAAATCCTGCTTGTTTGTTAATCGAAAGCATAATAGGTCTTCTGCCTAGGTTCTTATGCTCAGCTTGAGTTTCAATAAGTAATTCCTCAGCTAATAATTCAGCTGCCTGTACTGAAATGGTTGCTTTATTTAGGCCAGTAATCTTTGCTAAATCTGCACGAGATATAAGGCCGTGTTCAATTATTTTACTAATGATTAATGATCGATTTATCTTTTTTATAAATGATGCATCTCCGGTGACCATATAAAGCACCTCCTATGTTAATTTCTAATGAAAAATGGGTAATTGCAGTTCATAACAATTGACGTAAATAATCCATAATGTTATTATACAGGTAATTAGTTTGTTTGGTAAACAAATTAAATTAC
This Neobacillus sp. YX16 DNA region includes the following protein-coding sequences:
- a CDS encoding ROK family protein, translating into MVTGDASFIKKINRSLIISKIIEHGLISRADLAKITGLNKATISVQAAELLAEELLIETQAEHKNLGRRPIMLSINKQAGFALGIDLDKNTITFTLSDISGTPLHTHSIVMETSDYVLILKWLAKQITIYKEKCSHARYGLIGVVIGIHGIVNNDETIYFVPYHQWHNKDLKTDLQNETGITIFVENNANLCSFAEIVYKHYQSENLLSVSLYSGIGLGIMVNSKLLKGCDGYAGEIGHMIIVPDGLPCRCGNLGCWEQYASESSFVKKLSESHNNIEVTYEHIHQWFIEQDPVTNRLMKDYIKFLSYGLNNIINLYNPEILVINSELLRLYPNALEEIKAHLTSTVGQYRKLQISEFGKNACSMGACALAIKNFLEIKELSLAFEESKTQQEFIPQ